A section of the Brevundimonas sp. AJA228-03 genome encodes:
- the ssb gene encoding single-stranded DNA-binding protein, protein MAGSVNKVILVGNLGRDPEIRSMPNGDRIANMSIATSETWRDKSSGEKKEKTEWHRVSIFNDNIVKVVENYVKKGTTVYIEGQLQTRKWTDKDGVEKYTTEVIVGRFNGQLTLLGGRDGGGASQGGGGGRGGDDDYSSGFSTGGANKPSGPRESYDLNDDIPF, encoded by the coding sequence ATGGCGGGAAGCGTCAACAAGGTCATCCTGGTCGGCAATCTGGGGCGCGACCCTGAAATCCGGTCGATGCCGAACGGCGACCGGATCGCCAATATGTCGATCGCCACGTCGGAGACCTGGCGCGACAAGTCCTCGGGCGAGAAGAAGGAAAAGACCGAATGGCACCGGGTCTCGATCTTCAACGACAACATCGTCAAGGTCGTTGAAAACTATGTGAAAAAGGGCACCACCGTCTATATCGAGGGCCAGCTGCAGACCCGGAAATGGACCGACAAGGACGGTGTCGAGAAATACACGACCGAGGTCATCGTCGGCCGGTTCAACGGCCAGCTGACCCTGCTGGGCGGCCGCGACGGGGGCGGGGCCTCGCAGGGTGGCGGCGGGGGTCGCGGCGGCGACGACGACTATTCGTCCGGCTTCTCGACCGGCGGGGCGAACAAGCCCAGCGGCCCGCGCGAAAGCTACGACCTGAACGACGACATTCCGTTCTAG
- a CDS encoding tetratricopeptide repeat protein, which yields MTDTNKPTGRPRRPRPAAPSTPDPVEIAMEIAASGQTPGDAALEVLRINAALMREQIDVAREEANLSREQIGLARNERFRNRIKAVRDIAIAVVVLLLAAGVLGFVWNARQASGLVIQPLTTPPDLAQRGLDSRAVSSQLLDRLNRLQAETDSARAANTYASNWQGDVSVEIPSTGVSIGELDRWLRGALGRETVISGEVTRAGEGLSMTVRTPSGGGRTIVSPTGDLDALVQGAAEAIYEMTQPYRYGWYLQNGGRRDEGLAVMRKLATGGGALDRAYAIMALGIDAARQGDFDQAIGLGRRALEIYPEFAPADNNLATWYHAAGDLERALAARTRAVRILSGPGRRDLQPGPAEIIEIVNRALIADYQGDAVGAADLAGTLAGKPDYAGSVRAAPLFQARLLVAAHDLAQARRVLTDVGVASAIQSYRITGGYYGLSIPSADLLIARELWPQALAELQAWEAVVSQPEYIAQIPMVIWPRIAEVMARMGRLDEAAALIGRTPTSCYRCLTTRARIAELAGDRAAADRWSAEARRQGPSLPFAFAERGQMLMARGDIAGAIDFYEQAVERGPRWADPQKHWGDALMAQGDEGGAIRKYRAAADRAPRWGALHLAWGRALEAQGRRDQARERYTEAARMDLSAADRAEVVRRLGANRVSVRP from the coding sequence ATGACCGACACAAACAAGCCGACCGGACGGCCTCGTCGCCCGCGACCGGCCGCCCCCTCCACGCCCGATCCCGTCGAGATCGCCATGGAGATCGCCGCCAGCGGCCAGACGCCCGGCGATGCTGCGTTGGAGGTGCTTCGCATCAATGCCGCCCTGATGCGCGAGCAGATCGATGTCGCCCGTGAAGAGGCCAACCTGTCCCGCGAACAGATCGGCCTCGCCCGCAACGAGCGGTTCCGGAACCGGATCAAGGCGGTGCGGGACATCGCCATTGCCGTCGTCGTTCTTCTGCTCGCAGCGGGCGTGTTGGGGTTCGTCTGGAACGCCCGACAGGCCAGCGGCCTGGTCATCCAGCCGCTGACGACACCGCCCGATCTGGCCCAGCGGGGGCTGGATAGCCGGGCCGTCTCCTCGCAACTGCTGGACCGGCTCAACCGGCTTCAGGCGGAGACGGATTCGGCCCGCGCCGCCAATACCTATGCCAGCAACTGGCAGGGGGACGTCAGCGTGGAAATCCCCTCCACGGGCGTCTCCATCGGCGAACTGGATCGCTGGCTGCGGGGTGCCCTGGGTCGCGAGACGGTCATTTCCGGCGAGGTGACGCGGGCGGGTGAAGGCCTGTCCATGACGGTGCGAACCCCGTCCGGCGGCGGTCGCACCATCGTCAGCCCGACCGGTGATCTGGACGCCCTGGTGCAGGGCGCCGCCGAGGCCATCTATGAGATGACCCAGCCCTATCGGTACGGCTGGTACCTCCAGAACGGGGGACGGCGAGACGAGGGACTGGCTGTCATGAGGAAGCTGGCCACTGGAGGGGGGGCGCTGGATCGCGCCTATGCCATTATGGCCTTGGGTATCGACGCAGCCAGGCAGGGTGATTTCGATCAAGCCATCGGCCTTGGCAGACGCGCGCTCGAAATCTATCCCGAGTTTGCACCGGCCGATAACAACCTGGCGACCTGGTATCACGCCGCTGGCGATCTGGAACGCGCGCTGGCAGCCCGGACCCGAGCCGTCCGCATCCTGAGCGGGCCCGGCCGCCGAGACCTGCAGCCCGGCCCCGCCGAGATTATCGAGATCGTCAACCGGGCCTTGATCGCCGATTATCAGGGAGACGCGGTGGGTGCGGCGGATCTGGCTGGCACGCTGGCAGGCAAACCGGACTACGCGGGAAGTGTTCGGGCCGCCCCATTGTTTCAAGCCAGACTTCTGGTCGCCGCGCATGACCTCGCCCAGGCCCGAAGGGTCCTGACGGACGTCGGGGTCGCGTCGGCGATCCAGAGTTACCGGATCACCGGGGGGTACTACGGTCTGTCGATCCCAAGCGCCGACCTTCTGATAGCGCGCGAGCTGTGGCCGCAGGCCCTGGCGGAGCTGCAGGCCTGGGAGGCCGTCGTGAGCCAGCCCGAATACATCGCGCAGATACCGATGGTGATCTGGCCCCGGATAGCTGAGGTCATGGCGCGGATGGGTCGGCTGGACGAAGCCGCTGCCCTGATCGGGCGGACGCCGACCAGCTGCTATCGCTGCCTCACGACGCGGGCGCGGATCGCGGAGCTGGCGGGGGATCGGGCGGCGGCGGACCGCTGGTCGGCCGAGGCGCGGCGGCAGGGGCCGTCCCTGCCCTTCGCCTTCGCCGAACGCGGCCAGATGCTGATGGCGCGCGGCGACATCGCCGGGGCCATCGACTTCTACGAACAGGCCGTCGAGCGCGGTCCTCGCTGGGCGGACCCTCAAAAGCACTGGGGCGACGCCCTGATGGCGCAGGGCGACGAAGGCGGCGCGATCCGCAAATACCGCGCCGCCGCCGACCGCGCCCCCCGCTGGGGTGCCCTGCACCTAGCCTGGGGCCGGGCACTGGAGGCGCAAGGTCGCCGCGATCAGGCCCGTGAGAGATACACCGAAGCCGCCCGCATGGACCTGTCCGCCGCCGACCGGGCCGAGGTGGTGCGGCGACTGGGGGCGAACAGGGTGTCGGTCAGACCCTAG
- a CDS encoding tetratricopeptide repeat protein, whose amino-acid sequence MTIDKPKGRKARPRPAAPTTPDPVEIAMEIAATGKTPAEAAMAVLHANAALLTHQGVLARNEIFRNRIRSIRDIAIAAMVVALVVAVGAVVWSASRTTGLVIQPFSVPPELVEDGLDGRAVAALFQDELVRLEAATVSPRPAASFRNDWSGAITVEVEAGGLSLTGAYTALTRWLGQETFINGGLSRTGDGLELVVRTSDGKAVRLRGPADRPEALMKQAAEQVYEQTQPYRYSQYLRTTGQDLSDGPEQRALYSRSRAILTALLDSPSQTERLWAYNGFAVARDTTTRDSIPILEAVLEIDPDHPVFRGNLADSCLSVGHAEAALGHSQRVGASWSKPHNRAKTAENRRQRLPLVFAARAAELQGDWRQAQDLWTRVLNSGQPGTTNPRDLRMAALIALHQPSALSRLIEEQNLRTPGRPGMGDPLLALRAAAAASRDQWPQALAALEAFETEVAPTLDLRDRTDRMTSIWPRLAYARARTGDLAGAQALIAATPLDCYLCVRERARIAELAGDRASADRWSAEARRQGPSLPFAFAERGQMLMARGDLDGAIDFYEQAIERGPRWADPQKYWGDALMARGDEGGAIRKYRAAADRAPRWGALHLAWGRALEAQGRRDQAREKYEQAARMDLSAADRAEVVRRLGART is encoded by the coding sequence ATGACGATCGACAAACCCAAGGGGCGCAAGGCGCGTCCGCGACCGGCGGCCCCCACCACACCCGATCCGGTCGAGATCGCCATGGAGATCGCCGCCACGGGCAAGACTCCGGCGGAGGCGGCCATGGCGGTGCTTCACGCCAATGCCGCGCTTCTGACGCATCAGGGCGTGCTGGCCCGTAACGAGATCTTCCGCAACCGCATCCGCTCCATCCGCGACATCGCCATCGCCGCCATGGTCGTCGCCCTCGTGGTGGCGGTCGGGGCCGTGGTCTGGAGTGCCAGCCGGACGACCGGTCTGGTGATCCAGCCCTTCTCCGTCCCGCCGGAGCTGGTCGAGGACGGTCTGGACGGCCGCGCCGTCGCCGCCCTGTTCCAGGACGAACTGGTCCGGCTGGAGGCGGCGACCGTCTCACCCCGGCCGGCGGCCAGTTTCCGCAACGACTGGAGCGGGGCCATCACCGTCGAGGTCGAGGCGGGCGGCCTGTCGCTGACCGGCGCCTATACCGCCCTGACCCGCTGGCTGGGCCAGGAGACCTTCATCAACGGCGGCCTGAGCCGAACCGGGGACGGACTGGAACTGGTGGTCCGCACCAGCGACGGCAAGGCGGTCAGGTTGCGGGGCCCGGCTGATCGGCCCGAAGCCCTGATGAAACAGGCGGCCGAACAGGTCTATGAACAGACCCAGCCCTATCGCTATTCACAGTATCTCCGGACCACGGGCCAGGACCTGTCTGACGGCCCGGAGCAGCGGGCGCTTTACAGTCGCAGCCGGGCCATCCTAACGGCCCTGCTGGACAGTCCGTCGCAGACCGAACGCCTCTGGGCCTACAATGGTTTTGCCGTAGCCAGGGACACGACAACGCGGGACTCCATCCCCATTCTCGAGGCCGTCCTCGAGATCGACCCGGATCACCCCGTCTTTCGGGGCAACCTGGCCGACTCCTGCCTGTCCGTCGGACATGCCGAGGCCGCACTCGGTCATAGTCAGCGCGTGGGGGCTTCCTGGTCCAAACCGCACAACCGGGCCAAGACCGCCGAAAACAGGCGGCAACGCCTGCCCCTCGTCTTCGCCGCCCGAGCGGCGGAACTTCAAGGGGATTGGCGGCAGGCACAGGATCTCTGGACTCGCGTCCTGAACAGCGGCCAACCGGGCACCACGAATCCTCGCGATCTGCGCATGGCGGCCCTGATCGCGCTCCACCAGCCTTCGGCGCTGTCGCGCCTGATCGAGGAGCAGAACCTCAGGACCCCGGGCCGTCCGGGCATGGGCGACCCCCTGCTCGCTCTCCGGGCCGCGGCGGCGGCGAGCCGGGATCAGTGGCCGCAGGCCCTGGCGGCGTTGGAGGCCTTCGAGACAGAGGTGGCCCCGACCCTGGACCTGCGCGACAGGACGGACCGTATGACCTCCATCTGGCCCCGCCTCGCCTACGCCCGGGCCCGGACCGGTGATCTGGCCGGGGCCCAGGCCCTGATCGCCGCCACGCCTCTGGACTGTTACCTGTGTGTGCGCGAGCGGGCGCGGATCGCGGAGCTGGCGGGGGATCGGGCGTCGGCGGATCGTTGGTCGGCCGAGGCGCGGCGGCAGGGGCCGTCCCTGCCCTTCGCCTTTGCCGAACGCGGCCAGATGCTGATGGCGCGCGGCGACCTGGACGGGGCCATCGATTTCTATGAACAGGCCATCGAACGCGGCCCTCGCTGGGCGGACCCTCAAAAGTACTGGGGCGACGCCCTGATGGCTCGGGGCGACGAAGGCGGGGCGATCCGCAAATACCGCGCCGCTGCCGACCGGGCCCCGCGCTGGGGTGCCCTGCACCTGGCCTGGGGCCGGGCACTGGAGGCGCAAGGTCGCCGCGATCAGGCCCGTGAGAAGTATGAGCAGGCCGCCCGCATGGACCTCTCCGCCGCCGACCGGGCCGAGGTGGTGCGGCGGCTGGGGGCGAGGACCTGA
- a CDS encoding DMT family transporter, whose protein sequence is MPVIPDKPHSPLTLMEIGAIVAIVVIWGANNAAAKVATDVLPPLLTGALRFAIASVCLIPFVRPPFPNWKSLLLIVVIGGPLHYGLLYLGFSLAEDVSPVSVASQLWIPFTAVFAFLLLGERLSRAALAGLVVAFAGVVWMTADPHALHDWPAILIVAAASACWAVTTVIARRTTSIPPLKMQGLLALFALPTLAFGSAFTEHGQVEAVRAATPLIWICLLWAGVVSSVFATSMVFWLVQKREAGRVTPYFLATPVVSIAIGWGFLGDVLTPQILAGSALTMGGVAVVALAERGLRAGAAKA, encoded by the coding sequence GTGCCCGTGATTCCCGACAAGCCCCACAGCCCGCTGACCCTGATGGAGATCGGCGCGATCGTCGCCATCGTGGTGATCTGGGGGGCGAACAATGCGGCGGCCAAGGTGGCGACCGACGTCCTGCCGCCGCTTCTGACGGGTGCGCTGCGGTTCGCGATCGCGTCGGTCTGCCTGATCCCGTTCGTGCGACCGCCGTTTCCGAACTGGAAAAGCCTGCTGCTGATCGTGGTGATCGGAGGGCCGCTTCATTACGGCCTGCTGTATCTGGGATTTTCACTGGCCGAGGATGTCAGCCCGGTGTCGGTGGCCTCGCAGCTGTGGATCCCCTTCACCGCCGTGTTCGCCTTCCTGTTGCTCGGCGAGCGTCTGTCGAGGGCGGCCCTGGCGGGGCTGGTGGTGGCGTTCGCCGGCGTGGTCTGGATGACGGCCGATCCGCACGCCCTGCATGACTGGCCGGCCATTCTGATCGTCGCGGCCGCCAGCGCCTGCTGGGCCGTGACCACGGTGATCGCGCGGCGCACGACCTCTATCCCGCCGTTGAAGATGCAGGGGCTGCTGGCCCTGTTCGCCCTGCCGACCCTGGCCTTCGGCTCCGCCTTCACCGAACACGGTCAGGTCGAGGCCGTCCGGGCGGCGACGCCGCTGATCTGGATCTGCCTGCTGTGGGCCGGGGTCGTGTCGTCGGTGTTCGCCACCTCGATGGTCTTCTGGCTGGTGCAGAAGCGCGAGGCGGGGCGGGTGACGCCCTATTTCCTCGCCACCCCGGTGGTGTCCATCGCCATCGGCTGGGGGTTCCTGGGCGACGTCCTGACGCCGCAGATCCTCGCCGGTTCCGCCCTGACCATGGGCGGGGTCGCGGTCGTGGCCCTGGCGGAGCGGGGCCTGCGCGCCGGTGCCGCCAAGGCCTGA
- a CDS encoding superoxide dismutase family protein, producing the protein MRKALLSLTLLALPLGACVSVTANDYGDHVMARASPGDFGEATLVNAAGARVGRAVLTQGATGLLIRIEATGLTPGWHGVHIHSVGQCTPTFTAAGAHVNHGMPAKPHGLLNAGGPDDGDLPNIFAAADGSVSAELFTTRARIADEGPGEWLWDADGSAIVIHANADDHTSQPIGGAGDRVVCGVMAAG; encoded by the coding sequence ATGCGCAAGGCTCTGCTCTCCCTGACCCTGCTGGCTCTGCCCCTGGGCGCCTGTGTCAGCGTCACGGCCAATGACTATGGCGACCACGTGATGGCACGCGCCTCGCCGGGCGATTTCGGCGAGGCGACGCTGGTCAACGCCGCGGGCGCCCGGGTCGGTCGCGCCGTCCTGACGCAAGGCGCGACGGGCCTTCTGATCCGTATCGAGGCGACCGGCCTGACGCCGGGCTGGCATGGGGTGCACATTCATTCGGTGGGCCAGTGCACGCCGACCTTCACCGCAGCCGGTGCCCATGTGAACCACGGCATGCCGGCAAAACCGCACGGCCTGCTGAACGCCGGGGGTCCCGACGACGGCGACCTGCCCAACATCTTCGCCGCCGCCGATGGCTCGGTCTCGGCCGAACTGTTCACCACCCGCGCCCGCATCGCCGACGAAGGCCCGGGCGAATGGCTGTGGGACGCGGACGGCTCGGCCATCGTGATCCACGCCAACGCCGACGACCACACCTCCCAGCCGATCGGCGGCGCGGGCGACCGCGTGGTCTGCGGGGTCATGGCGGCGGGCTAG